In Desulfosporosinus sp. Sb-LF, a genomic segment contains:
- a CDS encoding diguanylate cyclase, translating to MFKDLFLNATTIIAFFSLANRILINEEITPDSPWKIRIFFSSMSGILGMLLMIFSVQVMSGVILDFRNMAIILSATYCGLAPAIITGLIIGIFRLYYAGLTFSSMISALTAIIIGVGCGFISEINITKLHKWLFMTLVVLIIPCITLSIQINNHLLLIKTIFTYWFGLASVSVFIYFFVGYMDLLKSAYKKYQFDSSKDHRTGLNNVRQFDKEFNKIVNRLTENSMITMFFIDIDFFKKVNDVYGHQNGDRVLEELGKTLLSSTSSTDIVSRNGGEEFSVMMTDCPKDKVLEVAERIRKVVQEHKFYLIDGQIINITISIGVAIYPYTVKDIQEIVKKADLALYEAKRTGRNKVVIAKL from the coding sequence ATGTTTAAAGACTTATTTCTTAATGCAACAACTATTATTGCTTTCTTTAGCCTAGCAAACCGAATTCTTATTAATGAGGAAATAACACCTGATTCACCCTGGAAAATAAGAATATTCTTTAGTTCAATGAGTGGTATATTAGGGATGCTTTTAATGATTTTTAGTGTTCAAGTTATGTCTGGTGTAATTTTAGATTTTCGGAATATGGCGATAATTTTATCTGCAACGTACTGCGGTCTTGCACCTGCGATTATAACAGGCTTAATAATCGGGATATTCCGATTATATTATGCTGGTTTAACCTTTTCATCAATGATATCTGCATTAACAGCAATCATAATTGGTGTTGGTTGCGGATTTATATCTGAAATTAATATAACTAAGTTACACAAATGGTTATTTATGACTTTGGTGGTTTTAATAATTCCATGTATAACTTTGTCTATCCAAATTAATAACCATTTGTTATTAATTAAAACGATATTCACTTACTGGTTTGGACTAGCCAGTGTTTCCGTATTTATTTATTTTTTTGTTGGATATATGGATTTATTGAAATCAGCTTATAAGAAATATCAATTTGATTCTTCAAAAGACCATCGTACTGGTCTTAATAATGTTAGACAGTTTGACAAAGAGTTTAATAAAATTGTTAATAGATTAACTGAAAACAGTATGATTACTATGTTTTTTATTGATATTGACTTTTTCAAGAAGGTTAACGATGTTTATGGGCATCAAAATGGAGATAGAGTTTTAGAGGAATTGGGTAAAACTCTATTAAGTTCCACTAGTTCAACAGACATTGTATCCCGAAATGGAGGAGAAGAATTTTCCGTGATGATGACAGATTGTCCGAAAGATAAAGTCTTGGAAGTAGCAGAGAGGATTAGAAAAGTAGTCCAAGAACATAAGTTCTATTTAATTGATGGTCAGATAATAAATATTACTATTTCAATTGGCGTTGCAATCTATCCCTATACGGTTAAAGATATTCAAGAGATCGTAAAAAAAGCAGATTTAGCACTATACGAAGCAAAAAGAACGGGCAGAAATAAAGTTGTTATAGCTAAATTATAG